In the Nothobranchius furzeri strain GRZ-AD chromosome 15, NfurGRZ-RIMD1, whole genome shotgun sequence genome, one interval contains:
- the ajap1 gene encoding adherens junction-associated protein 1: MWIKRSVARSSSSLRPGSCVGHWVWILLAMTHLSPDFSVCSPLRQGLGIKLTPKSVPRSRPRLQPLWDMPNKLHWRTVNPLARRLLHPVSPPQDNKVGIWPKVKSQNHRKLAHKGQVACKECRLRYSQTETGDPLAGIAEAPVALSSGRLLIRAKRQLKWESFDKSQEGRTTTVAGFIDWGPTGNDSIYEDKGEVNVTLAARASSTTMTTTASTTTQRTFTVTTTTESKSTTKSANSKAETPKPIKPYVETPGLAVHQIITITVSLIMVIAALITTLVLKNCCAQSGNGRHNSHQRKIHQQEESCQNLTDFTPARVPSKVDIFTAYNDSLQCSHECVRTAVPIYTDEMIQQTPVYKTAYNGNRPSPTERQLIPVAFVSEKWFEISC, translated from the exons CTCATCCTCTTTGAGGCCAGGCAGCTGTGTGGGACACTGGGTGTGGATTCTGCTGGCCATGACTCACCTCTCCCCGGACTTTTCCGTGTGCAGCCCTCTCAGACAGGGTCTGGGGATCAAACTCACACCTAAATCGGTGCCTCGCTCCCGGCCTCGCTTGCAGCCTCTCTGGGATATGCCCAACAAGCTCCACTGGAGAACAGTGAACCCATTAGCACGCCGGCTTCTCCACCCTGTCTCTCCACCTCAAGACAACAAGGTGGGAATTTGGCCAAAAGTCAAAAGTCAAAACCATCGAAAGCTGGCACATAAGGGACAAGTGGCATGTAAGGAGTGCCGGTTGAGATACTCTCAAACAGAAACAGGTGATCCTTTGGCTGGAATAGCAGAAGCTCCGGTGGCTTTATCGAGTGGGAGGTTGTTAATTAGAGCCAAGAGGCAGCTGAAATGGGAGAGCTTTGACAAGTCTCAGGAGGGCCGGACTACCACAGTGGCTGGATTTATTGACTGGGGCCCGACTGGGAATGATAGCATATATGAAGACAAAGGGGAAGTCAATGTGACGCTGGCCGCCAGGGCCTCATCGACCACAATGACAACAACCGCTAGCACTACCACACAAAGGACGTTCACTGTAACGACCACAACAGAGTCCAAGAGCACCACCAAGTCCGCTAACAGCAAAGCAGAGACTCCCAAACCAATAAAGCCATATGTGGAAACACCAG GTTTGGCAGTTCACCAGATTATCACAATCACTGTGTCTCTCATCATGGTTATCGCAGCCTTGATCACAACACTCGTCCTCAAAAACTG CTGTGCACAGTCTGGAAATGGCCGCCACAATAGCCATCAGAGAAAGATCCACCAGCAGGAGGAAAGCTGCCAAAACCTGACAGACTTCACTCCGGCACGCGTGCCAAGCAAGGTGGACATATTCACTGCCTACAACGACAGTCTTCAGTGCTCACACGAGTGCGTTCGGACTGCTGTTCCCATCTACACTGATGAGATGATCCAGCAGACACCTGTCTATAAAACCGCCTACAACGGAAACAG